The Fodinibius saliphilus genome segment CCCCCAAAAAACCACTTCAATCGATTTTGATGATTGGGAAAGAAAAAATGGTTCAGCCACCGTCTTGTTTTCCAGAGGGTGCCCTTTCCCCAGATAAGAAAAACCTATTACTAATGTTGCAGGGAGTAGTGATATACCTGCTAGTAAAGATAAAGAGATAACTTTTTTCATTTAGCCTAAAACCTACCTACGGTTGATGCTTATTTATCGATAAATTTGCTTTAACCTTAAATCCTACTAACTCTGTAATCATAGTTTACTTTGGGGAATTTTGTAAGGATTGCACACTTTGCTAGTCCTACTTATAAAATCAACATCAAAAGAGAGATTGTAATGTCCAATCAAGAACAATTTGAAGCCAGTAGCTTTTTAAATAGAACTGTCAAAGAGATGGGCCCGGATGAACAACCCCGCGAAAAACTGATGAATTATGGAGGTGAAAGCCTTTCGGATGCCGAACTTCTGGCTATCCTGCTTCGAACCGGCAGTAGAAAAATGAATGTAATACAAATGGCACAAGCTCTGCTAGATCATTTCGAAGGCCTACGCTACTTGGCTCGTAAAGACTGGCAAGACCTTAAAGTTATTCCTGGAATGGGAAAAGTTAAATCACTAACGCTGGAAGCTGTGTTTGAGCTTTCGAAACGGATACAAGTGGCCAGCCTTGGTAAACAGATTCAGATCACCTCCCCTGAAGATGCTGTGGCATATTTTGGACCAAAACTACGCGACCTTACCAAAGAGGTATTTATGGTGGCTTTCCTTAACAATGCCAAAATCGTAGTAGGGTACAAAAAGGTAAGTTCAGGTGGTTCTACAGCCACCATCGTAGATCCAGCCGAAGTGATGCGACAAGCAGTTATGAATGAAGCAAATAGCATTTTACTGCTACATAACCACCCGAGTGGTAACAATAAAGCGTCAAAAGCCGATATCCAGCTAACAAAACGAATCTCAAAATCAGGCAAACTGCTGGGTATCCCAGTTGATGACCATATCATCATTGCCGGCGATGGCTACACTAGCTTCCGCGCCCAAGGGCTTATAAATTAGAAGTAAAAAAATAAGATTTAGGAATTAGAAACAATGAAAAAGGTAAATATTGCCAGAGATAAAAGTATCAGTTCTCACTTCTTATTATTCAACTTAGTCGAAAATTGATTGCAAAACGAACAAGAATATGTCATATCTAAACAAATTTTAAAAAGTGGAACATCTGATTGGGGCTAATTTAGAAGAGGCCATTGGTGCACAATCGAGAAAGGACTTTAAGGCTAAACTTTCATTTTATACAAAGAAGCCCGACAAACACATTCCTGGTTCAGATTGATAAGGGATTCTAATCGCAGAAAACCTAAATTTGTCAATTCATTGATTGATAATTGTGATGAATTATTAAAAAATCTCGGTTCGATCATAAAAACTCTGAAAAATCCTTATTCCTAATTCTTAATTCCTAAATCAACTGCTTATATTTAGCGGTTATTAATTTTCTGCAAATGCAATGATATTAGACAATGAAGGATTATTTACGAAAAATTATTACCACCTCACTGCAGCAGTTTGATATCAGTGAAGAAGAGATCCCCGAGATACAGATTGAAAAACCCAACCAGCCAGAGCACGGAGACGCTGCCTCCAACATTGCCCTTAACCTGGCAAGCATTTTAAAGGACAGTCCACGAAATATTGCAGAACAAATTGTGGACGGCCTAGAATATGAGACTGATAAAATTGAAAGCGCAGAAATTGCAGGACCCGGTTTCATCAATTTCAGGTATGCCGAGAACTATCTTTTCAATGAACTTAACAACATTTTAGAAGAGGGAAAAACTTTTGGAAAATCTTCTACTCTCCATGGTCAACGTATCTTGGTAGAATATGTCAGTGCAAACCCCACCGGACCGCTTACAGTAGGCCATGGTCGTAATGCTGTGTTGGGCGATACTATTGCCAACCTACTGGAATGGATCGGCGCTGATGTCGACAGAGAATACTATTTTAATAACGCCGGACGTCAAATGCGGGTGTTGGGGCAAAGTGTAAAAGCCCGATACCTGCAAGAGTTAGGACAAGACGTTGACCTACCCGAAGGTGGATACGAAGGGGAATATATTCGTGATATTGCCCAAGCTTTAATTGATGAACACGGCGAAGATCTCACTAATAGTGAAGATATTACACCTTTCAAAGAGAAAGCCGAGCAGGTTATTTTTGAGGATATCCAAGAAACGCTGCAACGTATGGATATTAAGATGGACTCCTTTTTTAACGAGCAAGAAGTATATGACGATGGTTCCATCGATAACGTCGTAAACACACTACGCGAAAAAGACTTGGCATACGACGAAGACGGGGCAACCTGGTTCAAAACCACAGAATTCGGCAAAGATAAAGATACCGTACTGATTAAAAGTACCGGAGAGCCCACCTATCGGTTGCCCGACATTGCCTATCACGTAAATAAACTTGAACGCGGATACGACAAATGTATAGATGTCTTCGGTGCCGACCATATAGATACCTATCCCGATGTGCTTTCCGGGCTAGACGCTTTAGGTTATGACAAATCAAAAGTAGATGTGGTGGTCTATCAGTTTGTAACTATCGTCAAAGAGGGCCAACCTTTTAAAATGAGTACCCGTAAGGCCAACTTTGTAACCCTCGATGACCTGATGAATGAGGTAGGATCTGATGTTACACGCTTCTTTTTTGAGATGCGGGACCCCAACACACACTTGGAATTCGATATTGCCGAAGCCAAAGAAGCCGGAGATAAAAACCCAGTATTTTATCTGCAGTATGCTCACGCCCGTATCCACAGCATTTTGCGTAAAGTAGCACAAGAATACTCCTTCGATACCGAACCAAAACTCAACCTGCTCAATCACGATTCAGAGACAAAGCTAATGAAAAGTCTGATTCGCTTTCCCGAAATGATAAAAAGTGCAGCCCGAAGCCATGAACCCCACCGGCTAATCAATTATCTCGATGATCTGGCCTCTGCATTTACTACCTTTTACCACGACTGTCGTATTCTCGGTGAAGAAGAGGAGTTGGTGCAGGCACGCTCAGCGCTGGCCAAAGCCACTGCACAAGTTCTGGCTAACGGGTTAGGAATTCTTGGGATATCTGCTCCAGAAAAGATGTGATTTATGCAGACCAAAAGTCAGGATGCATACCTTCAACAATCATATACCCTGTAACTGCTAGGCTGGTATCAGCTTGGTAAAACAGACAATTCCCTTTGAAAACTGTTCGGAAATGTGAAATCCCGCTCGTTCAAACATGGTGTTACTTTCACCGATGGTCCAAAACTTAATACCACCAAACTCAGCAGAATCCTGTAACAGTCGCATATACCAGGCATCGGCTTTTACCAGGTGCATCATAAAGAAGGTACCATCTTTCTTGATTACGCGTCGGGCTTCATAGAGTACTTTAAGAGGGTCAGAAAGCTCGTTTAGTGTACCCCCCATCATAACTCCATCAAATGTAGCAGCAAAGAATGGTAGTTTACGCCCATCGGCCCGTAAAAGGAATAGGTTAGCTTGTTCCGCTTCTGATTTTAGACGTGCTTCTTCCAGCATCTGCTTAGAAAAATCTAGCGAAACAACTTTGGTATTGGCCTCCTTACCCTGCACTAAACGACCATAAAGACCGGTAGAGCAACCGATATCCAAATACATTTTATCGGGCTGAGGATTCAACCATTCAATGAGCAGCTCACGCTCTTTTTCAATAGGAAAAGCTTCTCCCGTCAAAATGGAAAGAGACCGTTTCCGCCATATATCCTCATATAATGCCGCTGTTACCTTCCAGTGATTAGAACTCTGCGCCCATGACATACGCACTGTGTCATCCGCTAACAAATCAATAATATTGTTGGAGATGGTATATTCATCCCCTTTGTTGGAGCAGATAGTTCCATTGAAACTCTTTTGCAGATTTGCTACTTCTTCGGGCACCGTAATGGAGGCGCGATCATTCTTTGGGGAACGCAGTTCAAGAGACATAATTTTCTTTTTAAAGATTCTGGGGCATGAATTAAAAAATAAATACCCATCAATACCAGTGCACAGCAGTACGGAATAGAAGCCGCCGGTGTTACAATCTAAATCTGACTCTCTTTCTGTAGAATCAGTGAAATCTGTGCCCCCTTCTGAACACTTAACATCTCTTCGGCATTTCCTTTATTGATGCCAATCTCCAACATCCCTGAACTCCCTATAAATGCCATGGGCTCTCCCTCAGGAACGGCCCCGAAAGTGCCAACTATATCATCCAGAATCGTATTACCCACATATATTTTTACGCTCTTGTCCCCAATGACCTCTTCGATTTGATCAGACGTTATATTAGTAATTAAATTACCAAACTTGTCAATATGAATGACCATACCTTCCAGTCCATCTTTATCGGCAATAGGCACCGTCCAACGATAGGTAACAAGCTCACTAAGTGGCTCACCCAAATCTTCCAAAGGTACTCCCTCACTAAGATGAGCAGCTGCAGGAGCAAAGATATCACGGCCGTGAAAAGTCTCCGAAGGATCCTCACGCCAATACTTATCGTTGGTCAACTTCACTGCCTTGTAGTCACGATTCTGGGTGAGCAGCGAAAATATCCCGTTATCGGGTCCAACAAAATATTGGTCCCCTATCTTTAAGGCTACTGCATTTCGATCGGTACCAACACCGGGATCCACCACTACATTATGAACCGTTCCGGCTGGAAAAAGCATAGCAGAGTTTTGCAGGATCCAAGACCCTGCCATTATATCCTGCGAAGGAATATCATGTGAGATATCGATCATCCGTACATCAGGAGCGATGCCCAGAATAACCCCTTTCATGGCACTCACATAGTAATCCTTCAGACCAAAATCAGTCGTTAAAGTAATTACATTACGCATATGTATTAAGCATAACCGGCATCACAAGCATGAGAATTTGCTCATCCTCTTCCTCTTCAGAAGGTTTTACGATACCAGCCCTGTTAGGGGTAGAAAATTCAAAGTATACTTCGTCACCGTCAACATTACCTAAAACATCAGCCAGATATTTGGCATTAAAGCCTATCTCCATCTCATCATTGCTATATTCACAAGCAATCGTCTCTTTCGCTTCACTGCTCATGTCAATATCTTCAGCCCGAATCGTCAAGTTATCAGGGTTTAGCTGCAGACGAATTTGACGGGTAGTAGAACTAGAAAAGATAGCAACACGCTTTACCGTAGCCAGCATCTGCTCTTTATTGATAAACAGCTCTTTTTCATTGTCTTTGGGTATAACCGACTCATAATTAGGGTACTGCTCATTAATCAGTCGGGTTATAACGATGGTATTTCCGCTCTCAAAACGCACATGATCTTCCGTAATTGTTAATACACACTCCTCGGCGTGAAGGGCTTTCTTAACGAGATTCAATGCCTTTTCGGGCACAATAAAGTCAACTTCTGTATCGCTGGTCAGATCATGCTTAATATATTTTACCAACCGATGACCATCAGTAGCAACAAACTTGCTTTCTTCAGCACCAATATCAAAATAAACCCCCATCATTGCCGGACGCAGA includes the following:
- the radC gene encoding RadC family protein, with amino-acid sequence MSNQEQFEASSFLNRTVKEMGPDEQPREKLMNYGGESLSDAELLAILLRTGSRKMNVIQMAQALLDHFEGLRYLARKDWQDLKVIPGMGKVKSLTLEAVFELSKRIQVASLGKQIQITSPEDAVAYFGPKLRDLTKEVFMVAFLNNAKIVVGYKKVSSGGSTATIVDPAEVMRQAVMNEANSILLLHNHPSGNNKASKADIQLTKRISKSGKLLGIPVDDHIIIAGDGYTSFRAQGLIN
- a CDS encoding SAM hydrolase/SAM-dependent halogenase family protein, which codes for MRNVITLTTDFGLKDYYVSAMKGVILGIAPDVRMIDISHDIPSQDIMAGSWILQNSAMLFPAGTVHNVVVDPGVGTDRNAVALKIGDQYFVGPDNGIFSLLTQNRDYKAVKLTNDKYWREDPSETFHGRDIFAPAAAHLSEGVPLEDLGEPLSELVTYRWTVPIADKDGLEGMVIHIDKFGNLITNITSDQIEEVIGDKSVKIYVGNTILDDIVGTFGAVPEGEPMAFIGSSGMLEIGINKGNAEEMLSVQKGAQISLILQKESQI
- the dnaN gene encoding DNA polymerase III subunit beta — translated: MKFNVSSNELVNALSAVSGAVPNKATLPILETILFESDGDQLRLTATDLEISIIESMDADIDDGGAVAIPARRLIETLRQLPDIPVAFEVDEKFNIKFRTDKGTYKLVGEDPDEFPEVPNLNDGQKLETSKDLILNAIDKTLFAVSNDDLRPAMMGVYFDIGAEESKFVATDGHRLVKYIKHDLTSDTEVDFIVPEKALNLVKKALHAEECVLTITEDHVRFESGNTIVITRLINEQYPNYESVIPKDNEKELFINKEQMLATVKRVAIFSSSTTRQIRLQLNPDNLTIRAEDIDMSSEAKETIACEYSNDEMEIGFNAKYLADVLGNVDGDEVYFEFSTPNRAGIVKPSEEEEDEQILMLVMPVMLNTYA
- a CDS encoding four helix bundle protein; the encoded protein is MEHLIGANLEEAIGAQSRKDFKAKLSFYTKKPDKHIPGSD
- the argS gene encoding arginine--tRNA ligase, with amino-acid sequence MKDYLRKIITTSLQQFDISEEEIPEIQIEKPNQPEHGDAASNIALNLASILKDSPRNIAEQIVDGLEYETDKIESAEIAGPGFINFRYAENYLFNELNNILEEGKTFGKSSTLHGQRILVEYVSANPTGPLTVGHGRNAVLGDTIANLLEWIGADVDREYYFNNAGRQMRVLGQSVKARYLQELGQDVDLPEGGYEGEYIRDIAQALIDEHGEDLTNSEDITPFKEKAEQVIFEDIQETLQRMDIKMDSFFNEQEVYDDGSIDNVVNTLREKDLAYDEDGATWFKTTEFGKDKDTVLIKSTGEPTYRLPDIAYHVNKLERGYDKCIDVFGADHIDTYPDVLSGLDALGYDKSKVDVVVYQFVTIVKEGQPFKMSTRKANFVTLDDLMNEVGSDVTRFFFEMRDPNTHLEFDIAEAKEAGDKNPVFYLQYAHARIHSILRKVAQEYSFDTEPKLNLLNHDSETKLMKSLIRFPEMIKSAARSHEPHRLINYLDDLASAFTTFYHDCRILGEEEELVQARSALAKATAQVLANGLGILGISAPEKM
- a CDS encoding class I SAM-dependent methyltransferase, which codes for MSLELRSPKNDRASITVPEEVANLQKSFNGTICSNKGDEYTISNNIIDLLADDTVRMSWAQSSNHWKVTAALYEDIWRKRSLSILTGEAFPIEKERELLIEWLNPQPDKMYLDIGCSTGLYGRLVQGKEANTKVVSLDFSKQMLEEARLKSEAEQANLFLLRADGRKLPFFAATFDGVMMGGTLNELSDPLKVLYEARRVIKKDGTFFMMHLVKADAWYMRLLQDSAEFGGIKFWTIGESNTMFERAGFHISEQFSKGIVCFTKLIPA